One region of Catenuloplanes indicus genomic DNA includes:
- a CDS encoding non-ribosomal peptide synthetase, translating to MSAITDVLPLSPLQEGLLFLSGYADSGPDPYTVQLVLDLRGPLGAGRLRQAANALLDRHPHLRAAFWTEDVDRPVALVPDRVDVPWTETDLSGPSHRTGILERAEAIAAAERARRLDLTRPPLFRFHLLRLGPDRHRLLVTSHHLLLDGWSTAPLIRELLTLYRAPGTLPEPARYRDYLAWLAARDRPAAVGAWRADLAGAVSCTPFSGPARPSPVVHRVAADIDGGGLIALTRELGVTLNTVLQCAWLTVLAAAGGGPDVVTGQAVSGRPAELPGADGMIGLFLNTVPVRARLRPAEPFADLLRRHQAAQAALREHAWLDLPAILNAAGQGELFDSLLVVQTFPGVERTDESDGRLTVESVEGHDGSHYPVMLTAAPGAGRLRLELKYRDGTPGAAALLDRLLRVLTQIIDDPAVRTGAVTTLDDHDRSPVTTAPAATVRRAGGLPSADARAAVGAALPEDLSALLRPADPAATALVCDGAGISAGDLRDRADRLAAALQHRGIGPESVVGLATGYRPELVAGLLAVLRTGAAYLPLDLDHPPARLRHMIDTARPDLLLTTGELPYDVPQLDVTAPLPDAAPKPVTVDPDHAAYVLFTSGSTGTPKAVIGTRGGLAARLRWMLAAEPATPGDVVLAKSSIGFVDGSTELLGALAAHVPVVLAGRDDRRDPLALIDLIERHRITRLTAVPTLLRALAEHGRGRLGSVNLWISSGEPLTRAHTDGLTARVVNLYGCSEASGDSTYLADARRDPHLGTPITGTAAYVLDAWLRPVPVGGVGELYLSGAGLARGYLRAPAATADRFVAHPFVPGARLYRTGDLVRRRADGGLDHLGRTDEQVKVRGHRIEPAEIESVLATAPGVSAAAVTVHDGRLTAYLAPGSGHTAGSGGGARPAGTGDAGASGARIDLTAVRAHAAGRLAEHQLPSIMVVLERLPMTPTGKVARRELPKPDPAALTGTGRPRTPDERALARIFADVLGLPEVGVHDGFTELGGDSILSIRLVNRAREAGLPLRPRDVFEHRTVAALAAIARHHGEDGVDDGEAALRAFRDRHAALRDDPRVEDVLPLTPLQAGMFFLAGYDREAPDVYTMRLRLRLRGPVDEERLRDAARRVIARHPALRASFVHHDGEPVQIVRTAPGGSEPEWNGPDRRFDLGAPPLIRFALDRVADGEHRFTVTNHHLILDGWSVPLLVREIFATYAGLEPDTPAGGHRAHLRWLATRDRAAAARAWRDALDGLPGPTLLAGPAAAARPDGGGADLLPLALPAGRAEALTALARRTGVTLNTVLQLAWATVLARATGRDDVVFGATVSGRDAGFPDAEATLGLLINTVPVRVRLPRAETVAGALRRVQAEAAALLEHRHAGLADVLRWSGRRELFDTLLVFESFPVDEDALHAAERAAGLDVAALAGESVTHYPLTLTVLPGTGLDLILEYRPDLFTADAAARLGDRLLAVLAAIVAAPDAPLAALPSAGPAERELVLTGWNDTSTAGAEQLLPDLFAACVRSRPDAPALVLGGTTWTFAETGVAVDRIAGALQRHGVGPEDRVAVLGSRTPEAMAAMLAVLASGAAYLPIDPSYPAERIRTLLTGARPAALLHTPDVPAPPFDGPVLSTDAAGPFTAPRISGQHPAYVVYTSGSTGTPKGVVIPHAAIANLYRSHRRHLHEPTVRLAGRERLRVAHAWPFAFDAAWQPQLWLFSGHAVHLADEEQRTDPAALAKLIDRSGIDFVEVAPAMLAALDDLGMFQPDRHTLSMIGFGGDAVGEQQWRRLANTPGLAAVNLYGPTECTVDSLAAFATDAERPVIGRPVDNARAYVLDANLSVLPPGVPGELYLAGAGLARGYLDAPAATAARFVASPFEPGGRLYRTGDLVRWTENGTIDYLGRTDDQVKIRGYRVELGEVQAALAAHPDVAQAEAAAPTLGNGRRILAGYVVPRAGRTLDPAALKGHLAARLPDFLVPAAFVVLDRLPLTGNGKVDRARLPRPDLAAPTYRPPATDAEHKLCAAFAEALGVDRVGVDDDFFALGGDSLATLRLVALTKDVSPRDVFTHRTPGALAAAGNPHPKEYA from the coding sequence ATGAGCGCGATCACGGACGTCCTGCCGCTGTCCCCGTTGCAGGAGGGCTTGCTCTTCCTCAGCGGGTACGCGGATTCCGGCCCCGATCCGTACACGGTGCAGCTCGTTCTCGATCTTCGTGGCCCGCTCGGCGCCGGCCGGCTCCGGCAGGCCGCGAACGCGCTGCTCGACCGGCACCCGCACCTGCGCGCCGCGTTCTGGACCGAGGACGTGGACCGCCCGGTCGCGCTGGTACCGGACCGGGTCGACGTGCCGTGGACCGAGACGGACCTGTCCGGCCCGAGTCACCGGACCGGCATCCTCGAGCGCGCCGAGGCCATCGCGGCGGCGGAGCGAGCCCGCCGGCTGGACCTGACCAGGCCGCCGCTGTTCCGCTTCCACCTGCTGCGGCTCGGACCGGACCGGCACCGGCTGCTGGTGACCAGCCATCACCTGCTGCTCGACGGCTGGTCGACCGCGCCGCTGATCCGGGAGCTGCTCACGCTCTACCGCGCACCGGGCACGCTGCCGGAGCCGGCCCGATACCGCGACTACCTCGCGTGGCTGGCCGCCCGCGACCGGCCTGCCGCCGTCGGCGCGTGGCGCGCGGACCTGGCCGGTGCGGTCTCCTGCACCCCGTTCAGTGGTCCCGCGCGGCCGTCCCCGGTCGTGCACCGGGTCGCGGCCGACATCGACGGCGGCGGGCTCATCGCGCTGACCCGGGAGCTGGGCGTCACGCTCAATACGGTCCTGCAGTGCGCCTGGCTGACCGTGCTGGCCGCGGCCGGTGGCGGGCCGGACGTGGTCACCGGTCAGGCCGTGTCCGGCCGTCCGGCGGAGCTGCCCGGCGCCGACGGGATGATCGGGCTGTTCCTGAACACGGTCCCGGTGCGGGCCCGGCTGCGCCCGGCGGAGCCGTTCGCGGACCTGCTCCGGCGCCACCAGGCCGCGCAGGCCGCGCTGCGCGAGCACGCGTGGCTGGACCTGCCCGCGATCCTGAACGCGGCCGGGCAGGGCGAGCTGTTCGACAGCCTGCTCGTGGTCCAGACGTTCCCGGGCGTGGAACGGACTGACGAGTCAGACGGCCGGCTGACCGTGGAGTCGGTCGAGGGACATGACGGATCGCACTATCCGGTGATGCTCACGGCCGCGCCCGGCGCCGGCCGGCTCCGGCTGGAACTGAAGTACCGCGACGGCACGCCCGGCGCCGCCGCGCTCCTCGACCGCCTGCTGCGCGTCCTGACCCAGATCATCGACGATCCGGCGGTACGCACCGGCGCGGTCACCACGCTCGACGACCACGACCGGTCGCCGGTCACGACCGCGCCGGCCGCAACCGTGCGGCGGGCGGGCGGGCTCCCGTCCGCGGATGCCCGTGCCGCGGTCGGCGCGGCGCTCCCGGAGGACCTGTCCGCGCTGCTGAGGCCCGCGGATCCGGCCGCCACCGCGCTCGTCTGCGACGGGGCCGGCATCAGCGCGGGTGACCTCAGGGACCGCGCCGATCGGCTCGCGGCGGCGTTGCAGCACCGCGGGATCGGGCCGGAATCCGTCGTCGGGCTCGCCACCGGCTACCGCCCGGAGCTGGTGGCCGGGCTGCTCGCGGTGCTACGGACCGGCGCGGCCTACCTGCCGCTCGACCTCGATCATCCGCCGGCCCGGCTCCGCCACATGATCGACACGGCGCGTCCCGATCTGCTGCTGACGACCGGTGAGCTGCCGTACGACGTCCCGCAGCTCGACGTCACCGCGCCGCTGCCGGACGCGGCGCCGAAACCGGTCACCGTGGACCCGGACCATGCCGCCTACGTGCTGTTCACCTCCGGGTCCACCGGCACGCCGAAGGCCGTGATCGGCACCCGCGGCGGTCTGGCCGCCCGGCTGAGGTGGATGCTGGCGGCCGAGCCAGCCACGCCCGGCGACGTCGTGCTGGCCAAGAGCTCGATCGGCTTCGTCGACGGCTCGACCGAACTGCTCGGCGCGCTGGCCGCGCACGTGCCGGTGGTGCTGGCCGGCCGGGACGACCGCCGCGACCCGCTCGCGCTCATCGACCTGATCGAGCGGCACCGGATCACCCGGCTCACGGCCGTACCGACGCTGCTGCGGGCGCTGGCGGAGCACGGCCGCGGCCGGCTCGGCTCGGTCAACCTGTGGATCTCCAGCGGTGAACCGCTCACCCGCGCGCACACCGACGGCCTGACCGCGCGCGTGGTCAACCTGTACGGCTGTTCCGAGGCCAGCGGCGACAGCACCTACCTGGCCGACGCGCGCCGGGACCCGCACCTCGGCACGCCGATCACCGGCACCGCGGCGTACGTGCTCGACGCCTGGCTGCGCCCGGTGCCGGTCGGGGGCGTCGGTGAGCTGTACCTGTCCGGCGCCGGCCTGGCCCGCGGCTACCTGCGTGCGCCCGCCGCGACCGCGGACCGGTTCGTGGCGCACCCGTTCGTGCCCGGCGCCCGCCTCTACCGCACCGGCGACCTGGTGCGGCGCCGCGCCGACGGCGGTCTCGACCACCTCGGCCGCACCGACGAGCAGGTCAAGGTGCGCGGCCACCGCATCGAACCGGCCGAGATCGAGTCCGTGCTCGCCACCGCGCCCGGTGTCAGCGCGGCCGCGGTCACCGTCCACGACGGCCGCCTGACGGCCTATCTCGCGCCGGGTTCCGGCCACACCGCGGGTTCCGGGGGCGGGGCCCGCCCCGCCGGAACCGGGGATGCCGGTGCGAGCGGCGCGCGGATCGACCTGACCGCGGTCCGTGCCCATGCGGCCGGGCGGCTCGCCGAGCACCAGCTGCCGTCGATCATGGTGGTGCTGGAGCGGCTGCCGATGACACCGACCGGGAAGGTCGCCCGGCGCGAGCTGCCGAAGCCGGATCCGGCCGCGCTGACCGGCACCGGACGGCCACGCACGCCGGACGAGCGCGCACTGGCCCGGATCTTCGCGGACGTGCTCGGCCTGCCGGAGGTGGGCGTGCACGACGGCTTCACCGAGCTGGGCGGCGACAGCATCCTGTCGATCCGGCTGGTCAACCGCGCGCGCGAGGCCGGTCTGCCGCTGCGGCCCCGGGACGTCTTCGAGCACCGGACCGTGGCCGCGCTGGCCGCGATCGCCCGTCACCACGGCGAGGACGGCGTGGACGACGGCGAGGCGGCGCTGCGGGCGTTCCGGGACCGGCATGCGGCGCTGCGCGACGATCCCCGGGTCGAGGACGTGCTGCCGCTGACGCCGTTGCAGGCCGGCATGTTCTTCCTCGCCGGGTACGACCGGGAGGCACCGGACGTCTACACGATGCGGCTGCGGCTGCGGCTGCGCGGGCCGGTCGACGAGGAGCGGCTGCGCGACGCGGCCCGCCGCGTGATCGCCCGGCATCCCGCGTTGCGCGCGAGTTTCGTCCACCACGACGGCGAACCGGTGCAGATCGTACGGACCGCGCCGGGCGGCTCGGAGCCGGAGTGGAACGGGCCGGACCGGCGCTTCGACCTCGGCGCACCCCCGCTGATCCGCTTCGCGCTGGACCGCGTCGCCGACGGCGAGCACCGGTTCACGGTCACGAACCATCACCTGATCCTGGACGGCTGGTCCGTACCGCTGCTGGTGCGGGAGATCTTTGCGACCTACGCCGGGCTGGAGCCGGACACGCCGGCCGGCGGCCACCGCGCCCACCTGCGCTGGCTCGCCACCCGCGACCGCGCGGCCGCCGCCCGCGCCTGGCGGGACGCGCTCGACGGCCTGCCCGGCCCCACGCTGCTGGCCGGCCCGGCCGCCGCTGCTCGCCCGGACGGCGGCGGCGCCGACCTGTTGCCGCTGGCCCTGCCCGCGGGCCGGGCCGAGGCGCTGACCGCGCTGGCCCGCCGCACCGGCGTCACGCTGAACACGGTGCTGCAACTGGCCTGGGCCACCGTGCTGGCCCGCGCGACCGGGCGCGACGACGTGGTCTTCGGCGCCACCGTCTCCGGCCGCGACGCCGGTTTCCCGGACGCCGAGGCCACGCTCGGGCTGCTGATCAACACGGTGCCGGTCCGGGTCCGCCTGCCGCGCGCGGAGACGGTCGCCGGCGCGCTGCGGCGGGTCCAGGCCGAGGCCGCGGCGCTGCTGGAGCACCGGCACGCCGGGCTCGCGGACGTGCTGCGCTGGTCCGGCCGGCGGGAACTGTTCGACACGCTGCTGGTCTTCGAGAGCTTCCCGGTCGACGAGGACGCGCTGCACGCGGCCGAGCGCGCGGCCGGCCTCGACGTCGCGGCGCTGGCCGGTGAGTCGGTCACGCACTACCCGCTGACGCTGACCGTGCTGCCCGGCACCGGACTGGACCTGATCCTGGAGTACCGCCCGGATCTGTTCACCGCGGACGCCGCGGCCCGGCTCGGCGACCGCCTGCTGGCCGTGCTCGCCGCGATCGTGGCCGCCCCGGACGCCCCGCTGGCCGCGCTGCCCTCGGCCGGCCCGGCCGAACGTGAGCTGGTCCTGACCGGCTGGAACGACACGTCCACGGCCGGCGCGGAGCAGCTGCTGCCGGACCTGTTCGCCGCGTGCGTGCGCAGCCGGCCGGACGCACCCGCGCTGGTGCTCGGCGGCACCACGTGGACGTTCGCCGAGACCGGCGTGGCCGTCGACCGGATCGCCGGTGCGCTGCAACGACACGGCGTCGGGCCGGAGGACCGCGTCGCCGTGCTCGGCTCCCGCACGCCGGAGGCGATGGCGGCGATGCTGGCCGTGCTCGCGTCCGGCGCGGCCTACCTGCCGATCGACCCGTCCTATCCGGCCGAGCGGATCCGGACGCTGCTGACCGGCGCGCGCCCGGCCGCGCTGCTGCACACGCCGGACGTACCCGCGCCGCCGTTCGACGGCCCGGTGCTGAGCACCGACGCGGCCGGCCCGTTCACCGCGCCGCGGATCAGCGGGCAGCACCCGGCGTACGTGGTCTACACCTCCGGGTCCACCGGCACGCCGAAGGGCGTGGTCATCCCGCACGCCGCGATCGCGAACCTCTACCGAAGCCACCGCCGGCACCTGCACGAGCCGACCGTCCGGCTGGCGGGGCGGGAGCGGCTGCGGGTCGCGCACGCCTGGCCGTTCGCGTTCGACGCGGCCTGGCAGCCGCAGCTGTGGCTGTTCAGCGGCCACGCGGTGCACCTGGCCGACGAGGAGCAGCGCACCGACCCGGCCGCGCTGGCGAAGCTGATCGACCGGTCCGGCATCGACTTCGTCGAGGTCGCGCCCGCGATGCTGGCCGCGCTGGACGACCTCGGTATGTTCCAGCCGGACCGGCACACGCTGTCGATGATCGGCTTCGGTGGCGACGCGGTGGGGGAGCAGCAGTGGCGCCGCCTGGCGAACACGCCCGGCCTGGCCGCGGTCAACCTCTACGGCCCGACCGAGTGCACGGTGGACTCGCTGGCCGCGTTCGCCACGGACGCGGAACGGCCGGTGATCGGCCGGCCGGTGGACAACGCCCGCGCGTACGTGCTGGACGCGAACCTGAGCGTGCTGCCGCCCGGCGTGCCCGGCGAGCTGTACCTGGCCGGTGCCGGCCTGGCCCGCGGTTATCTGGACGCACCGGCCGCGACCGCGGCCCGGTTCGTGGCCAGCCCGTTCGAGCCCGGCGGCCGTCTCTACCGCACGGGCGACCTGGTGCGCTGGACCGAGAACGGCACGATCGACTACCTCGGCCGCACCGACGACCAGGTCAAGATCCGCGGGTACCGGGTCGAGCTGGGCGAGGTGCAGGCCGCGCTCGCCGCCCACCCGGACGTGGCCCAGGCCGAGGCCGCCGCGCCCACGCTCGGCAACGGCCGCCGGATCCTGGCCGGGTACGTGGTGCCGCGCGCCGGGCGGACGCTCGACCCGGCCGCGTTGAAAGGACACCTGGCCGCACGGCTGCCGGACTTCCTCGTACCCGCGGCGTTCGTGGTTCTGGATCGTCTGCC